The Pseudomonas sp. DG56-2 genome contains a region encoding:
- the tmk gene encoding dTMP kinase — MTGLFITLEGPEGAGKSTNREYLAERLRAQGLDVVLTREPGGTPLAERIRELLLAPSDEKMNADTELLLVFAARAQHLAEVIRPALARGAIVLCDRFTDATYAYQGGGRGLSLERIATLENFVQGALRPDLTLVFDLPVEIGLSRAAARGRLDRFEQEGQAFFEAVRQAYLARAQATPQQYKLIDAAQSLVQVQQALDALMPQILERCRG, encoded by the coding sequence GTGACCGGCTTGTTTATCACCCTGGAAGGTCCCGAAGGGGCAGGCAAAAGCACCAACCGCGAATACCTGGCCGAGCGCCTGCGTGCCCAGGGCCTGGATGTAGTGTTGACCCGTGAGCCGGGTGGCACGCCGCTGGCCGAGCGAATTCGCGAATTGCTGCTGGCCCCTAGCGACGAAAAAATGAACGCCGACACCGAACTGCTTCTGGTGTTTGCCGCCCGTGCCCAGCATCTGGCAGAAGTGATTCGTCCGGCCTTGGCGCGTGGCGCCATCGTGCTCTGTGATCGCTTCACTGATGCGACCTACGCCTACCAGGGCGGTGGTCGTGGCTTGTCGCTGGAGCGTATCGCCACGCTTGAGAATTTTGTTCAAGGTGCACTGCGCCCCGACTTGACCCTGGTGTTCGATCTGCCGGTGGAAATCGGTCTCTCCAGGGCGGCGGCCCGTGGTCGTCTGGATCGCTTCGAACAGGAAGGCCAGGCTTTCTTCGAGGCTGTGCGTCAGGCCTATCTGGCGCGCGCCCAGGCAACCCCGCAACAGTACAAGCTGATTGATGCCGCGCAGTCACTGGTTCAGGTGCAGCAGGCGCTTGATGCCTTGATGCCGCAGATACTGGAACGTTGCCGTGGCTGA
- a CDS encoding DNA polymerase III subunit delta', protein MAEAYPWQQALWQQLAGRTQHAHAYLLHGPQGIGKRALAERLMALLLCQRPAGLEACGQCKSCLLLAAGSHPDNYVLQPEEADKPIKVDQVRDLVSFVVQTAQLGGRKVVLIEPVEAMNINAANALLKSLEEPSGSTILLLVSHQPSRLLPTIKSRCVQQACPLPDAGQSLAWLNTALPECDEQERLELLSLAAGSPLAAVSLQAQGVREQRALVVDGVKKLLKQQQSPSQLAEAWSSIPLLQLFDWFCDWSNLVLRYQLTEDEEGLGLNDMRKVVQYLAQKSGQNKVLEMQDWILAQRQKVLAKANLNRVLLLEALLASWAMLPGQR, encoded by the coding sequence GTGGCTGAAGCCTACCCTTGGCAGCAGGCCCTGTGGCAGCAACTGGCTGGGCGAACCCAGCATGCTCACGCTTATCTGTTGCATGGGCCACAAGGCATTGGCAAGCGCGCCCTGGCTGAGCGCCTGATGGCGCTGTTGCTGTGTCAGCGACCCGCCGGCCTGGAGGCATGTGGGCAGTGCAAATCGTGCCTGTTGCTCGCAGCCGGCAGCCACCCGGACAACTATGTGTTGCAGCCGGAGGAGGCTGACAAGCCCATCAAGGTCGATCAGGTGCGTGACTTGGTGTCCTTTGTGGTTCAGACCGCGCAGTTGGGTGGGCGCAAGGTGGTGTTGATCGAGCCGGTCGAGGCGATGAACATCAATGCTGCCAACGCCTTGCTCAAGAGCCTGGAAGAGCCGTCGGGCAGCACCATTTTGCTCCTGGTCAGCCACCAGCCCAGCCGATTGCTGCCAACCATCAAGAGTCGTTGCGTGCAGCAGGCCTGCCCGTTGCCTGATGCCGGGCAAAGTCTGGCGTGGCTGAACACGGCATTGCCTGAGTGCGATGAGCAGGAACGCCTTGAGTTGCTAAGCCTAGCTGCAGGTTCGCCCCTGGCGGCGGTCAGTCTGCAGGCTCAGGGTGTACGAGAGCAGCGTGCGCTGGTGGTTGATGGCGTGAAGAAGCTGCTCAAGCAGCAACAGTCCCCCAGTCAACTGGCCGAGGCCTGGAGCAGCATTCCGTTGTTGCAACTGTTCGACTGGTTCTGCGACTGGTCCAACCTGGTTCTGCGCTATCAGTTGACCGAGGACGAGGAAGGTTTAGGCTTGAATGACATGCGCAAGGTGGTTCAGTACCTGGCGCAGAAGAGTGGCCAGAACAAGGTTCTGGAAATGCAGGACTGGATCCTTGCCCAGCGTCAGAAAGTCCTGGCCAAGGCCAACCTCAACCGCGTGCTTTTGCTTGAGGCTTTACTGGCGTCCTGGGCCATGTTGCCCGGCCAGCGTTGA
- the rpmF gene encoding 50S ribosomal protein L32, giving the protein MAVQQNKKSRSARDMRRSHDALSENALSVEKTTGEVHLRHHVSPEGVYRGRKVIDKGADE; this is encoded by the coding sequence ATGGCTGTTCAGCAGAACAAAAAATCCCGCTCTGCCCGTGACATGCGTCGTTCGCACGATGCTCTCTCGGAAAACGCTCTGTCCGTAGAGAAAACCACTGGTGAAGTACACCTGCGTCACCACGTATCGCCAGAAGGCGTATACCGTGGTCGTAAAGTGATCGACAAGGGCGCTGACGAGTAA
- a CDS encoding TatD family hydrolase, with product MLVDSHCHLDRLDLTAHQGSLDAALDAARARGVGHFLCIGVSADNAQAVKDLSERYSDVDCSVGIHPLDLTPDGAPPLDWLLKELEHPHVVAIGETGLDYHYEPEAAQVQQDSFRLHLQAAQATGKPVIIHTRAARADTLALLREADLSQAGVLHCFTEDWDMAKAALDLGYYISLSGIVTFRNADALRDVARQVPVDRLLVETDSPYLAPIPYRGKANLPQYVREVAEFVAMVRGERYEQLAEQTTANFKRLFPLARVS from the coding sequence ATGCTTGTAGATTCCCATTGCCACCTCGATCGTCTCGATCTAACTGCCCACCAAGGCTCGCTTGACGCGGCCCTGGATGCTGCCCGTGCGCGCGGCGTCGGTCACTTTTTGTGCATCGGCGTCAGTGCCGACAACGCCCAGGCTGTCAAGGACCTGAGCGAGCGCTACAGCGACGTGGACTGCTCGGTGGGTATCCATCCTCTGGACTTGACGCCGGATGGCGCGCCGCCGCTCGACTGGCTGCTCAAGGAGCTGGAACACCCCCATGTAGTGGCCATCGGCGAAACCGGGTTGGACTATCACTATGAGCCTGAAGCTGCCCAGGTTCAGCAGGACTCGTTTCGCTTGCACCTGCAGGCCGCGCAGGCGACCGGCAAGCCAGTCATCATTCATACCCGTGCAGCGCGCGCAGACACGCTGGCCCTGCTGCGGGAAGCGGACTTGAGCCAGGCGGGTGTCCTGCATTGCTTCACCGAAGACTGGGATATGGCCAAGGCCGCGCTGGACCTGGGCTATTACATCTCGCTGTCCGGTATCGTCACCTTCCGCAACGCCGATGCCTTGCGCGATGTCGCCCGCCAGGTGCCGGTCGACCGCCTGTTGGTGGAAACCGACTCACCTTACCTGGCGCCCATTCCCTATCGCGGCAAAGCGAACCTTCCGCAGTATGTGCGCGAAGTGGCAGAGTTCGTGGCGATGGTGCGCGGGGAGCGCTATGAGCAGTTGGCTGAGCAGACCACGGCGAACTTCAAGCGTTTGTTCCCCCTCGCGCGGGTGAGCTGA
- the pabC gene encoding aminodeoxychorismate lyase has protein sequence MHSWIDGLPADAVNLQSRALAYGDGLFETIAVRAGRPSLLDHHLQRLALGCQRLAISADHALIREELSRYASLLGDGVLKFMLVRGDSQRGYASAVGAQPRRILQGSPLPAYPAQHAEQGVRLFACTTRLAEQPLLAGLKHLNRLEQVLARAEWQGAEYAEGLMRDTSGRLVEGVYSNLFLVRNGELLTPDLSRCGVAGVMRAALLEQAALAAIPVRITDLTLQDLEQADEVFLCNSVYGIWPVCAFVSLNWSPGPLTRKLQAIARTLLDN, from the coding sequence ATGCACAGCTGGATCGATGGTCTGCCGGCAGATGCAGTCAATCTGCAAAGTCGTGCGTTGGCCTACGGCGATGGTCTGTTCGAGACCATTGCCGTCAGGGCCGGGCGGCCATCGTTGCTCGACCATCATCTTCAACGTCTCGCGCTGGGTTGCCAGCGCCTGGCAATCAGCGCCGATCACGCGCTGATTCGCGAAGAGTTGAGCCGCTATGCCAGCTTGCTCGGTGATGGCGTGCTCAAATTCATGCTCGTTCGGGGTGACAGCCAGCGCGGCTACGCGTCTGCTGTGGGGGCGCAACCACGACGCATCCTTCAGGGTAGTCCGTTACCCGCATACCCTGCCCAGCATGCCGAACAGGGTGTTCGGCTGTTTGCCTGCACCACTCGTCTTGCAGAGCAACCGCTTTTGGCCGGCCTCAAGCATCTCAATCGCCTCGAGCAGGTGCTGGCACGTGCCGAGTGGCAAGGTGCCGAGTACGCCGAAGGCTTGATGCGCGATACGTCGGGGCGGTTGGTGGAAGGGGTCTACAGCAATCTTTTCCTGGTCCGTAACGGTGAACTGCTGACGCCTGATCTGAGCCGTTGTGGCGTGGCGGGAGTGATGCGCGCCGCCTTGCTTGAGCAGGCTGCATTGGCTGCGATCCCGGTACGCATTACCGATTTAACCCTGCAGGACCTGGAGCAGGCCGATGAAGTGTTTCTTTGCAACAGCGTCTACGGGATCTGGCCTGTGTGTGCATTTGTATCGCTGAACTGGTCGCCGGGTCCGCTCACCCGTAAACTGCAGGCCATTGCCCGTACGCTACTGGATAATTGA
- a CDS encoding YceD family protein: MLNDPIPPHVDPRKLADRGVSLEGTLQLADLERLCDPLSDNVGTVQAKFDFERDEQKAVVIHTELSVEVKMVCQRCLELVTLPIHSESTYAVVKEGANTQSLPKGYDVLELGEDPLDLQALVEEELLLALPIVPAHHPEECQQPAGADEPEPSKDEVTRSNPFSVLAQLKRDPNV, encoded by the coding sequence ATGTTGAATGACCCGATTCCACCTCACGTTGACCCGCGCAAATTGGCCGATCGTGGTGTTTCTCTCGAAGGAACGCTGCAGCTCGCCGATTTGGAGAGACTCTGCGACCCGCTTTCCGACAATGTCGGTACGGTGCAGGCTAAATTCGATTTTGAGCGAGACGAGCAGAAGGCTGTGGTTATCCACACCGAACTGAGCGTCGAGGTCAAAATGGTTTGCCAGCGTTGTCTTGAGCTGGTCACCCTGCCGATCCACAGCGAAAGTACTTACGCTGTGGTGAAGGAGGGTGCGAATACCCAGTCGTTGCCGAAAGGTTATGACGTGCTGGAACTGGGCGAAGATCCTTTGGATCTGCAGGCCTTGGTCGAGGAAGAGCTTTTGCTTGCCTTGCCCATCGTGCCTGCTCATCATCCGGAAGAATGCCAGCAGCCGGCGGGCGCCGATGAGCCCGAACCGAGCAAGGACGAGGTAACACGGTCCAACCCGTTCAGTGTATTGGCGCAGTTAAAGCGTGACCCAAACGTTTAG
- the fabD gene encoding ACP S-malonyltransferase — protein MSASLAFVFPGQGSQSLGMLAELGAQYPLVIDTFREASEALGYDLWALTQNGPEEQLNQTDKTQPAILTASTALWRLWLAEGGARPAFVSGHSLGEYSALVAAGSLSLGDAVKLVKRRGELMQEAVPAGQGAMAAILGLDDADVVAICAEAAQGEVVSAVNFNSPGQVVIAGAKAAVERAMEACKAKGAKRALPLPVSVPSHCELMRPAAERFAESVNAIDWQVPQIPVVQNVSAAVAADLDTLKRDLLEQLYKPVRWVECVQTLAANGAVQLVECGPGKVLAGLNKRCADGVTTYNLNTPDAVAATRAALA, from the coding sequence ATGTCTGCATCCCTCGCATTCGTCTTTCCCGGTCAAGGTTCGCAGTCCCTCGGTATGCTTGCCGAGCTGGGCGCCCAGTATCCGCTGGTCATTGATACCTTCCGCGAGGCCTCCGAGGCTCTGGGCTATGACCTCTGGGCACTGACCCAGAACGGTCCGGAAGAGCAACTCAACCAAACCGACAAAACCCAGCCGGCCATTCTTACTGCTTCCACTGCGCTGTGGCGCTTGTGGTTGGCCGAAGGTGGTGCGCGCCCTGCTTTCGTTTCCGGCCACAGCCTGGGCGAGTACAGCGCTCTAGTTGCTGCTGGCAGCCTGAGCCTTGGCGACGCCGTGAAGCTGGTCAAGCGCCGTGGCGAGCTCATGCAGGAGGCCGTTCCGGCCGGGCAGGGTGCCATGGCTGCGATTCTCGGCCTGGACGACGCTGACGTCGTCGCCATTTGTGCCGAAGCGGCTCAGGGCGAAGTGGTCAGCGCAGTCAACTTCAACTCGCCGGGGCAGGTGGTAATTGCCGGGGCCAAGGCAGCAGTCGAACGCGCCATGGAAGCGTGCAAGGCCAAGGGCGCCAAGCGTGCACTGCCATTGCCGGTGAGCGTTCCATCGCACTGCGAGCTGATGCGCCCGGCTGCCGAGCGTTTCGCCGAGAGCGTCAATGCCATTGACTGGCAGGTCCCGCAAATTCCTGTTGTACAGAACGTTAGCGCCGCCGTAGCTGCCGATCTCGATACGCTCAAGCGTGACCTGCTGGAGCAGCTGTACAAGCCGGTGCGTTGGGTCGAGTGTGTGCAGACCTTGGCCGCCAACGGTGCGGTACAGCTAGTCGAGTGCGGCCCAGGCAAGGTCCTGGCTGGCCTGAACAAGCGTTGCGCCGACGGCGTGACCACCTACAACCTCAACACCCCGGATGCTGTCGCCGCCACCCGCGCGGCGCTGGCCTGA
- the plsX gene encoding phosphate acyltransferase PlsX: MSAQIIAIDAMGGDFGPRSIVQASIACLSATPSLHLTLVGQPSLLEDLIAGQSAADRARLQIVAASEVIGMDERPSQALRGKPDSSMRVALELLRDGKVQACVSAGNTGALMALSRYVLKTLPGIDRPAMVAAIPTQTGYCQLLDLGANVDCSADNLFQFAVMGSVAAQALGISRPRVALLNVGTEDIKGNQQVKLAASMLQNARGLNYIGFVEGDGLYRGEADVVVCDGFVGNILLKSSEGLATMIASRIEALFKGGIGARLAGAVAMPLLKRLQADLAPARHNGASFLGLQGIVIKSHGSAGVQGFQSAIQRALIEIQENLPQRLHGRLEDLLL; this comes from the coding sequence TTGTCCGCTCAGATCATCGCGATTGACGCAATGGGCGGGGACTTCGGTCCCCGCAGCATTGTTCAGGCAAGTATTGCTTGTCTATCGGCTACTCCCTCGTTACACCTGACCCTTGTCGGTCAACCCTCTCTCCTTGAAGATCTCATTGCTGGCCAGTCGGCAGCGGATCGCGCGCGCCTGCAAATTGTTGCAGCTAGCGAAGTGATCGGCATGGATGAGCGGCCGTCCCAGGCGTTGCGCGGAAAACCAGATTCGTCCATGCGTGTGGCGTTGGAATTATTGCGTGATGGCAAGGTTCAGGCCTGCGTCAGTGCAGGTAACACGGGTGCGCTGATGGCGCTGTCGCGTTACGTGCTCAAGACCCTCCCAGGTATCGATCGCCCGGCCATGGTCGCGGCCATTCCTACGCAGACGGGCTACTGTCAGTTGCTCGACCTGGGTGCCAATGTTGATTGCAGTGCGGACAATCTTTTTCAGTTCGCTGTCATGGGCTCCGTGGCTGCGCAGGCTTTGGGTATTTCCCGGCCACGCGTGGCGTTGCTCAATGTCGGCACCGAAGACATCAAGGGTAATCAGCAAGTCAAGCTCGCCGCCAGCATGCTGCAGAATGCCCGCGGGCTTAACTACATAGGCTTTGTCGAAGGTGATGGCCTGTATCGCGGCGAAGCGGATGTGGTGGTCTGCGACGGGTTCGTTGGTAACATCCTGCTCAAATCCAGTGAAGGTCTGGCGACGATGATCGCCTCGCGCATCGAGGCCTTGTTCAAGGGCGGTATCGGCGCGCGTCTTGCTGGTGCTGTGGCAATGCCGCTGCTCAAGCGTCTGCAGGCCGATCTGGCGCCGGCGCGACATAATGGCGCAAGCTTTCTAGGGCTGCAGGGGATCGTTATCAAGAGTCATGGTTCTGCAGGTGTGCAGGGCTTTCAGAGTGCTATCCAACGTGCTTTGATCGAGATTCAGGAGAACCTTCCGCAGCGTCTGCATGGCCGTTTGGAAGACTTGTTGCTTTAG
- the mltG gene encoding endolytic transglycosylase MltG: protein MRRKFLVLLETGLILAGLVLGFSAWKVNSALEQTLHVSQEQLLDVPTGTNPNRMFYRMESQGLLDDAFWLRLYWRFNMVGVPLHTGEYRMTPGMTVRDLFEVWRRGDVVQYSLTLVEGWNFRQVRSALAKHEKIKQTLDGLSDAEVMDKLGHPGVFPEGRFFPDTYRFVRGMSDVEFLQQAYARLDEVLAKEWAERAADLPYRDPYQALIMASLVEKETGVPQERGQIAGVFVRRMRLGMLLQTDPTVIYGMGERYNGKITRADLRQPTPYNTYTNAGLPPTPIAMVGREAIHAALNPAPGTSLYFVARGDGSHVFSDDLDAHNSAVREYQIKRRADYRSSPAPVIESEPEVEPKTQEPTEANPEPEPEPSAPAPETSPQ, encoded by the coding sequence GTGAGACGTAAATTCTTGGTGCTGCTGGAGACCGGATTGATCCTGGCAGGCCTGGTCCTGGGGTTTTCGGCCTGGAAAGTGAACTCGGCGCTTGAGCAGACCCTGCACGTCAGTCAGGAGCAACTGCTTGACGTGCCTACCGGTACCAACCCCAATCGCATGTTCTACCGCATGGAAAGCCAAGGCCTGCTGGATGACGCCTTCTGGCTGCGCCTGTACTGGCGTTTCAATATGGTTGGGGTGCCGTTGCATACCGGCGAGTACCGTATGACACCCGGCATGACCGTGCGCGACCTGTTCGAGGTCTGGCGCCGTGGCGATGTCGTGCAGTACAGCCTGACCTTGGTCGAGGGCTGGAATTTCCGCCAGGTTCGCTCGGCGTTGGCCAAGCACGAAAAAATCAAACAGACACTCGACGGCCTCAGCGATGCCGAGGTGATGGATAAGCTCGGTCACCCCGGGGTTTTTCCGGAAGGGCGCTTTTTTCCGGACACCTACCGTTTTGTACGGGGCATGTCCGACGTAGAGTTCCTCCAGCAGGCCTACGCACGTCTCGATGAAGTATTGGCCAAGGAGTGGGCGGAGCGGGCCGCTGACTTACCCTATCGTGATCCTTATCAGGCGTTGATCATGGCTTCGCTGGTAGAGAAGGAAACTGGCGTACCGCAAGAGCGCGGTCAGATAGCCGGGGTGTTCGTGCGCCGCATGCGCCTGGGCATGCTGCTGCAGACTGACCCGACGGTAATCTACGGCATGGGCGAGCGCTACAATGGCAAGATTACCCGTGCCGATCTGCGCCAGCCGACGCCGTACAACACCTACACCAATGCTGGCCTGCCGCCGACGCCGATCGCCATGGTCGGGCGTGAGGCCATCCATGCTGCATTGAATCCGGCGCCGGGCACCAGCTTGTACTTTGTCGCTCGTGGCGATGGTAGCCATGTTTTCTCCGACGACCTGGATGCCCACAATTCGGCGGTTCGCGAGTACCAGATCAAGCGTCGTGCTGATTACCGTTCCAGCCCGGCACCTGTGATCGAATCCGAGCCTGAGGTCGAACCAAAGACCCAGGAACCCACTGAGGCCAATCCTGAGCCGGAGCCTGAGCCGTCGGCACCTGCCCCTGAGACCTCACCGCAATGA
- the fabG gene encoding 3-oxoacyl-ACP reductase FabG, producing MSLQGKVALVTGASRGIGQAIALELGRLGATVIGTATSASGAERIAATLKEHGINGTGLELNVTSDESVTATLAKIQEQFGAPAILVNNAGITRDNLMMRMKDDEWFDVIDTNLNSLYRLSKGVLRGMTKARWGRIISIGSVVGAMGNAGQVNYAAAKAGLEGFSRALAREVGSRSITVNSVTPGFIDTDMTRELPEAQREALQTQIPLGRLGQAQEIANVVAFLASEGAGYVTGATIPVNGGMYM from the coding sequence ATGAGCCTGCAAGGTAAAGTTGCCCTGGTTACCGGCGCCAGCCGTGGTATTGGCCAGGCTATCGCCCTGGAACTGGGCCGTCTTGGCGCTACCGTAATCGGTACTGCCACCTCCGCATCGGGCGCCGAGCGCATCGCTGCGACCCTCAAGGAGCACGGCATCAACGGTACCGGCCTGGAATTGAACGTGACCAGCGACGAGTCTGTCACCGCTACCCTGGCCAAGATCCAGGAGCAGTTCGGTGCGCCGGCCATTTTGGTCAACAACGCCGGTATCACCCGCGACAACCTGATGATGCGCATGAAGGACGACGAGTGGTTCGATGTCATCGACACCAACCTCAACAGTCTCTACCGTCTGTCCAAGGGCGTCCTGCGTGGCATGACCAAGGCGCGCTGGGGTCGTATCATCAGCATCGGTTCGGTAGTGGGTGCCATGGGCAACGCCGGGCAGGTAAACTATGCGGCAGCCAAGGCTGGCCTGGAAGGTTTCAGCCGTGCGCTGGCCCGTGAAGTGGGCTCGCGCTCGATTACTGTGAACTCGGTGACTCCCGGTTTCATTGATACCGACATGACCCGCGAACTTCCAGAAGCTCAGCGCGAAGCACTGCAGACTCAGATTCCCCTGGGGCGTCTGGGCCAGGCTCAGGAGATCGCCAATGTGGTGGCTTTCCTGGCCTCTGAAGGCGCAGGCTACGTGACTGGCGCGACCATTCCGGTCAACGGCGGCATGTACATGTAA
- the acpP gene encoding acyl carrier protein, translating into MSTIEERVKKIVAEQLGVKEEEVVNTASFVEDLGADSLDTVELVMALEEEFETEIPDEEAEKITTVQAAIDYVTSHQA; encoded by the coding sequence ATGAGCACCATCGAAGAACGCGTCAAGAAAATCGTCGCCGAGCAACTGGGCGTTAAAGAAGAAGAAGTTGTGAACACCGCTTCCTTCGTTGAAGATCTGGGTGCCGATTCCCTTGACACCGTTGAGCTGGTGATGGCTCTGGAAGAGGAATTCGAGACCGAAATCCCTGACGAAGAAGCTGAGAAGATCACTACTGTTCAAGCTGCTATCGACTACGTCACCAGCCACCAGGCTTAA
- the fabF gene encoding beta-ketoacyl-ACP synthase II, with protein sequence MSRRRVVVTGMGMLSPLGTDVPSSWQGILAGRSGIGLIEHTDLTAYSTRFGGSVKGFEVEQYLSVKEARKLDLFIQYGLAAGFQAVRNAGLEVTDANRERIGVAMGSGIGGLTNIEETSRTLHEQGPRRISPFFVPGSIINMISGFLSIHLGVQGPNYAISTACTTGTHCIGMAARNIAFGEADVMIAGGAEMAACGLGMGGFGASRALSTRNDDPTRASRPWDKGRDGFVLADGAGALVLEELEHAKARGATIYAELVGFGMSGDAYHMTSPPEDGSGAARCMVNALRDAGLNPDQVNYVNAHGTSTPAGDLAESSALKTVFGDHAYKLAVSSTKSMTGHLLGAAGAVEAIFSVLSINGQVAPPTINLDEPDAGCDLDFVPHEARNMPIDIVLSNSFGFGGTNGSLVFRRFAD encoded by the coding sequence GTGTCGCGTAGACGCGTCGTGGTCACCGGTATGGGTATGCTGTCGCCACTGGGCACGGATGTGCCGAGCAGTTGGCAGGGCATTCTGGCTGGCCGCAGTGGCATAGGTCTGATTGAACATACGGACCTGACTGCCTACTCCACCCGTTTTGGCGGCTCGGTAAAGGGCTTCGAGGTTGAGCAGTACCTGTCGGTCAAGGAAGCCCGCAAGCTCGATCTGTTCATACAGTACGGCCTGGCAGCCGGTTTTCAGGCAGTGCGCAACGCCGGCCTGGAAGTGACCGACGCCAACCGTGAGCGCATTGGCGTAGCCATGGGCTCAGGTATCGGTGGCCTGACCAATATCGAAGAAACCAGCCGGACTCTGCACGAGCAAGGCCCTCGGCGCATTTCGCCGTTCTTCGTGCCGGGTTCGATCATCAACATGATTTCCGGTTTCCTGTCGATCCACCTGGGTGTACAGGGACCTAACTACGCCATTTCAACGGCCTGCACCACGGGTACCCACTGTATCGGTATGGCGGCGCGCAACATCGCTTTCGGTGAAGCCGACGTGATGATTGCCGGCGGCGCGGAAATGGCGGCCTGCGGTCTGGGCATGGGCGGCTTTGGTGCCTCGCGTGCGCTGTCGACCCGCAATGACGACCCGACGCGCGCAAGCCGTCCGTGGGACAAGGGCCGGGATGGTTTTGTCCTCGCCGACGGTGCTGGTGCTCTGGTGCTTGAAGAGCTTGAGCACGCCAAGGCGCGTGGGGCAACCATCTATGCCGAGCTGGTTGGTTTTGGCATGAGTGGTGACGCCTATCACATGACTTCACCGCCAGAAGATGGCAGCGGTGCGGCGCGTTGCATGGTCAACGCTCTGCGAGATGCCGGCCTGAACCCTGATCAGGTGAACTACGTCAACGCTCATGGTACCTCCACGCCAGCCGGTGACCTGGCTGAGTCGTCGGCACTCAAGACAGTGTTTGGCGATCATGCCTACAAGTTGGCCGTCAGCTCGACCAAGTCAATGACTGGCCACCTGCTGGGCGCGGCCGGTGCGGTAGAGGCAATTTTCAGTGTGCTGTCTATCAATGGACAGGTGGCGCCGCCGACGATCAACCTCGATGAGCCGGACGCCGGTTGTGATCTGGATTTCGTGCCGCACGAGGCGCGCAACATGCCGATCGATATCGTGCTGTCCAACTCCTTCGGTTTTGGCGGTACCAATGGCTCGCTGGTGTTCCGCCGGTTCGCCGATTGA
- a CDS encoding nucleoside triphosphate pyrophosphatase: MLPLLLASSSPYRRELLERLRLPFSWASPDIDEQRLPDEPAADLVKRLAREKAMALATSHPDHLIIGSDQVAVLGEQILGKPHTFERACEQLLAASGNHVTFLTGLALLNSKTGDCQVDCIPFTVNMRELDLARIERYLRAEEPYDCAGSFKAEGLGVSLFQSTHGVDATSLVGLPLIRLVDMLLSEGACLP, encoded by the coding sequence ATGCTGCCTTTATTACTGGCTTCCAGCTCACCGTACCGGCGTGAATTGCTTGAACGCTTGCGCCTCCCTTTCAGCTGGGCGTCCCCTGATATCGACGAACAGCGCCTGCCCGACGAGCCCGCCGCAGACCTAGTGAAGCGCCTGGCCCGGGAAAAAGCCATGGCCCTTGCCACCAGCCATCCCGACCACCTGATCATCGGCTCCGACCAGGTTGCCGTGCTCGGCGAACAAATACTTGGTAAGCCACACACCTTCGAGCGGGCCTGCGAGCAATTACTGGCCGCCAGCGGTAACCATGTCACCTTTCTCACCGGCCTGGCGCTTCTCAACAGCAAGACCGGCGACTGCCAGGTCGACTGCATCCCCTTCACCGTCAATATGCGCGAACTGGACCTGGCCCGCATCGAGCGCTATTTGCGCGCCGAAGAGCCCTACGACTGCGCTGGCAGCTTCAAGGCCGAGGGCTTGGGCGTCAGCCTGTTCCAGAGCACCCATGGCGTAGACGCCACCAGCCTGGTGGGCCTGCCACTGATCCGTCTGGTAGACATGCTGTTGAGCGAAGGCGCCTGCCTCCCCTGA